The region TGGCGCACGAAAAAGGTGCTCTAACGCACATGGATGGCGCACGGCTCCTGAATGCAACAGTTGCATCCGGCATTGCACCAAAAGCGTATGCCGAGTCTTTTGACACCCTGTGGATCGATCTGAGCAAGGGCCTGGGCGCGCCTGTGGGGGCTGTACTGGCGGGACCTTCAGAGTTTATCCTCAATGCCTGGCAGTGGAAACAACGCATCGGAGGTGCTATGCGACAGGCTGGCATTGTTGCCGCTGCGGGTATTTACGCATTAGAACACAATGTCGAACGAATGGCAGAAGATCACGCCAATGCAAAACGCCTGGCAAAAGGCATTGCAAAAGCACCCGGAATTGGAATCGATGTCGAAGGCGTAGAAACCAATATGGTGCGCTTTGACGTGGCTCAATTGGGCATTTCCGCCCGCGATTTTGGCGACCGATTGCTCGCTGAATACGGCATACGCGTAAGCGTCATAGGCACACACCTGATAAGATTGATCCCACACATCGGCATCTCCAAATCCGATGTTGACGAAGCCGCACAGGCGATCTGCCGATTGGCTGAAAAAGTGGGATGCAAAACGTAAACTGGAGGTAGTAATATGCCAGAACTATCTATTTCCACCTGGAGTTTGCACCGCGCTTTGGGAAAGGCGTGGTATGATCGCACGCCCGATGGATTTGTAAACCGAAATGGCGATGAGGGACGCATAAAGCTACTTGATGTCCCCCGCGAAGTGGCATCTCATGGCATTGGGCATTTAGAAATCTGCCATTTTCATTTTCCCACAACAGATGATGCATTTATCACAGACCTGCGCGCGGAACTGGACAGACACGGCGTATCGCTTTACAGCATCTTAATTGACGCCTGGGATATTACGCACCCCGATCCCGAACAAAGAGAAAAGGACCTCGCGGAAATTCGGAGATGGATTGACATCGCATCCACCTGTGGCGCGGCGAATGTGCGCGTAATAGCTGGCGAATCAGAGCCAGGCGCGGAATCCATCGCACTCAGCGCGCAAAATCTCCTGCAATTGTCGGACTATGCACGCGATAGTGGCATACGTGTCATGACCGAGAATTTCAAGCGACTAACCCAGCGCGCCGCCCCTCTACTGGATATTCTGGACAGATGCGATGGGAAAATTGGACTGTGTACTGATCTTGGCAACTTCAAAGGGGAACACAAGCTGGATGATCTCGCAGAAGTTCTACCGTTTGCAGATACGATCCACACCAAAGCGGATTACGAAGACGGGATCATGTTGCGGGATCGTTTTCTCACCTATCTGGACTTGACGCGCAAAGCCAATTTCTCGGGATATTATACATTGATCTTCCAGGATCCCGGTGAAGAATGGACATATCTCAACGCGCTCAAGCGCGAAGTCTTGCCGTATTTATAATCTTGAGGATAATCCCATGCAACCCGTTCGCGCTGGCCTATTTGGCCTGACACATCCCCATTCAGAAGCCCATTTCAAAACCCTCCAGGCTTCTACACTCGTAGATGAGATCATTCTGTACGACGCCGACCCCTCGGCACTGAACAGCTTTAACTCAACAGATAAAGTCGCGGGTACATATTCCGATCTCAGCGTGCTTTTAGGCTCTGAAAATATAGTCTTTGGTGTGGCTTGCGCTCAAAATGACCAGAACCCAGACCTTTGCCTGCGCTTATTCGAGCAGGGTATCCACATCATCAGCGAAAAACCCATCGGAGCTTCGGTTACCGCTGTTTCTCGAGTCGTAGATGGCGCAGCAAACGCAGGTGTACAACTGGGCGTTATGTATCAGAATCGCTATCACCCCACCGCTTGTGAAGCGCGAAGACTCGTGCAAGGCGGTGCAATAGGTCAGGT is a window of Gemmatimonadota bacterium DNA encoding:
- a CDS encoding threonine aldolase family protein, with the translated sequence MTDIKIDLYSDTSTVPTQAMREFMCRAKVGDEQKGEDPSVNALQDMVAEMLGKEAALFLPSGTMCNQISYAVHCRAGDLILVDRTAHPLISEAGGAAVLARATLYPIDGKNGMFTPEQMAEVMVPSTRYRPPFRLVCAEQTTNMPGGRIWPLEHIRAVCDMAHEKGALTHMDGARLLNATVASGIAPKAYAESFDTLWIDLSKGLGAPVGAVLAGPSEFILNAWQWKQRIGGAMRQAGIVAAAGIYALEHNVERMAEDHANAKRLAKGIAKAPGIGIDVEGVETNMVRFDVAQLGISARDFGDRLLAEYGIRVSVIGTHLIRLIPHIGISKSDVDEAAQAICRLAEKVGCKT
- a CDS encoding TIM barrel protein, whose amino-acid sequence is MPELSISTWSLHRALGKAWYDRTPDGFVNRNGDEGRIKLLDVPREVASHGIGHLEICHFHFPTTDDAFITDLRAELDRHGVSLYSILIDAWDITHPDPEQREKDLAEIRRWIDIASTCGAANVRVIAGESEPGAESIALSAQNLLQLSDYARDSGIRVMTENFKRLTQRAAPLLDILDRCDGKIGLCTDLGNFKGEHKLDDLAEVLPFADTIHTKADYEDGIMLRDRFLTYLDLTRKANFSGYYTLIFQDPGEEWTYLNALKREVLPYL